Proteins from a genomic interval of Fundidesulfovibrio putealis DSM 16056:
- a CDS encoding 4Fe-4S binding protein, translated as MKKAALITVVILGGLIPAAHLHRWQGLPEALAWLAPLALLPLRREFVRRACQALMLAGVLVTLNSMVFFIKMRLAMGMPWTRLAVILAVAAMLPALAAWALERPYFASRPKGGAAPETAGGVGPADVGGTPGEPSGRVSGIGQPEEALSGWRDAPLKPLQITQRPPALARDTTIPALAAWALTLCALGAVQLKASTPMLLAERFLPGAGWLEASLLALYAGFVVQAMLSPGRSPVVRRRIWGLFSFVFFAQLALGLVGFERFLMTGALHLPVPALIAAGPLFRGEGLFMLILFGSTVLLLGPGWCSHLCYIGAWDSAMSGAKKRPGPLPAWVRRGRAALAVLVLGGAWLMGRLGVPVVWAAGLAAGFGLAGVGIMIIVSRRAGVMTHCTGWCPMGLAAGILGKLSPWRLRIREGCTSCGACSMACRYDALRPEDLAARRPGVSCSLCGDCLERCPRGEMSLTVFGRGGPGARAAFVTLAVSLHALFLGVARL; from the coding sequence ATGAAAAAGGCTGCGTTGATAACGGTGGTGATCCTGGGGGGGCTGATTCCTGCAGCGCACCTGCACCGCTGGCAAGGGTTGCCGGAGGCACTGGCCTGGCTCGCCCCGTTGGCGCTCCTGCCCCTGCGGCGCGAGTTCGTGCGCCGCGCCTGCCAGGCGCTCATGCTGGCCGGAGTGCTGGTCACATTGAACAGCATGGTGTTCTTCATCAAGATGCGCCTTGCCATGGGCATGCCCTGGACGCGGCTGGCCGTGATCCTTGCCGTGGCGGCCATGCTTCCGGCCCTGGCGGCCTGGGCGCTGGAACGTCCGTATTTCGCCTCTCGCCCGAAGGGCGGGGCTGCCCCTGAAACCGCCGGGGGAGTCGGCCCCGCTGATGTCGGGGGCACACCTGGCGAGCCCTCCGGCCGAGTCTCCGGCATCGGCCAGCCGGAAGAAGCCCTGTCCGGCTGGCGTGACGCGCCCCTCAAGCCTTTACAGATAACCCAGCGTCCACCCGCCTTGGCGCGCGACACCACCATCCCCGCCTTGGCCGCCTGGGCCTTGACCCTGTGCGCCCTGGGGGCCGTGCAGCTGAAGGCCTCGACGCCCATGCTGCTGGCCGAGCGCTTCCTGCCCGGCGCAGGCTGGCTGGAGGCCTCGCTTCTGGCGCTCTATGCCGGGTTCGTGGTGCAGGCAATGCTTTCGCCGGGGCGCTCGCCCGTTGTGCGGCGGCGCATCTGGGGGCTCTTCTCGTTCGTCTTTTTCGCCCAGCTGGCCCTGGGGCTCGTGGGTTTCGAGCGCTTCCTCATGACCGGGGCGCTGCACCTGCCCGTGCCGGCGCTCATCGCCGCAGGGCCGCTCTTTCGCGGCGAGGGCCTCTTCATGCTGATCCTGTTCGGGAGCACGGTGCTCCTGCTGGGGCCTGGCTGGTGCAGCCACCTGTGCTACATCGGCGCGTGGGATTCGGCCATGTCCGGCGCAAAGAAGCGCCCCGGCCCGCTTCCGGCCTGGGTGCGCAGGGGGCGTGCGGCGCTGGCCGTGCTGGTGCTGGGCGGGGCCTGGCTCATGGGACGCCTGGGCGTTCCCGTGGTCTGGGCCGCCGGATTGGCTGCCGGGTTCGGTCTGGCCGGAGTGGGCATTATGATTATCGTGTCGCGTCGCGCGGGGGTGATGACCCATTGCACGGGCTGGTGCCCCATGGGGCTGGCGGCGGGGATTTTGGGGAAGCTCTCGCCCTGGCGGCTGCGCATCCGCGAGGGCTGCACGTCCTGCGGCGCGTGCTCCATGGCCTGCCGCTACGACGCGCTCCGTCCGGAGGATCTGGCGGCGCGCCGCCCTGGCGTGTCCTGCTCGCTCTGCGGCGACTGCCTGGAACGCTGCCCGCGCGGCGAGATGTCCCTGACCGTGTTCGGGCGCGGCGGGCCTGGCGCGCGCGCCGCGTTCGTCACCCTGGCCGTGAGCCTGCATGCGCTGTTTCTGGGGGTGGCCCGCCTGTGA
- the panC gene encoding pantoate--beta-alanine ligase, whose translation MQIITSPQEFQALCWSWRCQGLTSAFVPTMGYLHAGHVSLFEWARANSQKVAASIFVNPTQFGPNEDLDRYPRDPEGDAAKARAAGVDVLFMPEPGAMYPPGFATTVSVSGLTEALCGRSRPGHFAGVTGVVSKLLMLAIPTTAVFGCKDWQQLAVIRRMVRDLDIPVAIEGRPIFREPDGLAISSRNVYLSPKERAQAPSIHQGLLRAKAQVASGESDAAKVLADLADFYGQSMPDAVVDYLECVHPETIVPLQNVSGPALLAVAVKFPGARLIDNMLLH comes from the coding sequence ATGCAAATCATCACTTCTCCCCAAGAATTCCAGGCCCTATGCTGGTCCTGGCGCTGCCAGGGCCTAACCTCGGCCTTCGTCCCCACCATGGGCTACCTGCACGCGGGCCACGTCTCGCTGTTCGAGTGGGCCAGGGCCAACTCGCAGAAAGTCGCGGCCAGCATCTTCGTCAACCCCACGCAGTTTGGGCCGAACGAAGACCTGGACCGCTACCCGCGCGACCCCGAGGGCGACGCGGCCAAGGCCCGCGCCGCAGGCGTGGACGTGCTCTTCATGCCCGAACCCGGCGCGATGTATCCGCCCGGCTTCGCGACAACCGTCAGCGTGTCCGGCCTGACCGAGGCGCTGTGCGGACGCTCCCGCCCCGGCCACTTCGCTGGCGTGACCGGCGTGGTCTCCAAGCTCCTGATGCTGGCCATCCCCACCACCGCCGTGTTCGGCTGCAAGGACTGGCAGCAGCTGGCCGTGATCCGGCGCATGGTGCGTGACCTGGACATCCCCGTGGCCATCGAGGGCCGCCCCATATTTCGCGAACCAGACGGGCTGGCCATAAGCTCGCGCAACGTCTACCTCTCCCCCAAGGAGCGCGCCCAGGCCCCGTCCATCCATCAGGGGCTCCTGCGGGCCAAGGCCCAGGTGGCTTCGGGCGAATCAGACGCGGCTAAAGTCCTGGCCGATCTGGCCGATTTCTATGGACAGTCCATGCCGGACGCCGTTGTGGACTATCTGGAATGCGTGCACCCCGAGACCATCGTGCCCCTTCAGAACGTTAGCGGGCCAGCGCTGCTGGCCGTGGCGGTCAAGTTTCCCGGCGCGCGCCTTATCGACAACATGCTTTTGCACTGA
- the metK gene encoding methionine adenosyltransferase has protein sequence MVAASKGKYLFTSESVTEGHPDKVADQISDAVLDAIFKQDPEARVACETLVTTGVAFIAGEITTSAFADFASIVRETVKEVGYNSSQMGFDWETCAVISSVDKQSADIAQGVDRTKPEEQGAGDQGMMFGFAVNETDTLMPAPVYYAHKLSRRLAYVRKENILDFLRPDGKTQVCVEYQEGRPVRIDNIVVSSQHNEHVAYDDLVDAIKAEVIHKALPESLLDKNTKIYINPTGRFVIGGPLGDCGLTGRKIIQDTYGGMGHHGGGAFSGKDPSKVDRSAAYFARYVAKNVVASGAAHRCEVQIAYAIGVAEPVSVLASSGGTSDFSDEVLTQAVREVFDMRPYFITKRLDLKRPIYGLTSCYGHFGRELPEFTWEKTDAVADLRTALKI, from the coding sequence ATGGTTGCTGCTTCTAAAGGCAAGTATCTCTTCACTTCCGAATCCGTCACCGAGGGCCACCCCGACAAGGTCGCGGACCAGATTTCCGACGCCGTCCTGGACGCCATTTTCAAGCAGGACCCCGAAGCCCGCGTGGCTTGCGAGACCCTGGTCACCACTGGTGTGGCCTTCATCGCCGGTGAAATCACCACCTCCGCCTTCGCCGATTTCGCCAGCATCGTGCGCGAAACCGTGAAGGAAGTGGGCTACAACAGCTCCCAGATGGGCTTTGACTGGGAGACCTGCGCGGTCATCTCCTCTGTGGACAAGCAGTCCGCCGACATCGCCCAGGGCGTGGACCGCACCAAGCCCGAAGAGCAGGGCGCGGGCGACCAGGGCATGATGTTCGGGTTCGCGGTCAACGAGACCGACACCCTCATGCCCGCCCCCGTGTACTACGCCCACAAGCTTTCCCGCCGCCTGGCCTATGTGCGCAAGGAGAACATCCTCGACTTCCTGCGCCCCGACGGCAAGACCCAGGTCTGCGTCGAGTACCAGGAAGGCAGGCCCGTGCGCATCGACAACATCGTCGTCTCCTCCCAGCACAACGAGCACGTGGCCTACGACGACCTGGTGGACGCCATCAAGGCCGAAGTCATCCACAAGGCCCTGCCCGAAAGCCTGCTGGACAAGAACACCAAGATCTACATCAACCCCACCGGACGCTTCGTCATCGGCGGCCCCCTGGGCGACTGCGGCCTGACCGGACGCAAGATCATCCAGGACACCTACGGCGGCATGGGCCACCACGGCGGCGGCGCCTTCTCCGGCAAGGACCCCTCCAAGGTTGACCGCTCCGCTGCCTACTTCGCCCGCTACGTGGCCAAGAACGTGGTCGCCTCCGGCGCCGCCCACCGCTGCGAAGTGCAGATCGCCTACGCCATCGGCGTGGCCGAGCCCGTCTCCGTGCTGGCAAGCTCCGGCGGAACCTCCGACTTCTCCGACGAAGTCCTGACCCAGGCCGTGCGCGAAGTGTTCGACATGCGCCCCTACTTCATCACCAAGCGCCTGGACCTCAAGCGCCCCATCTACGGGCTGACCTCCTGCTACGGCCACTTCGGCCGCGAGTTGCCCGAGTTCACCTGGGAAAAGACCGACGCCGTTGCCGACCTGCGCACCGCGCTGAAGATCTAG
- a CDS encoding glycosyltransferase family 39 protein — MKAHFGASQTILWPGLTFILAVATLLRFYELGLPSQWYDEMNLTLTALNPALFIVKRSLVMDTHPPTFALLTKAAQILAHNDFAMRVVPALAGLGGVLAVFFLGNSAAGPGAGLWAAALMALNPSHILYSREVRPYTLFLLAFLFMLQAFHRYLDRQDRRSLLTLSAANAILLLLHFLSFLLVAAQGLMVLAMLAASREKRLRAFFAYCAATVVAALPGAVFMLARMGKEAAYDSSPWAVISRYGLNAWRVLFENVPLPLAMLLLAALAIGLAVLWRGNRRLAWMFLGFAALPCVILSVGGYNSYFAPWHLSFLMPLAAICAGAALARVPLLRSRPAPALFAACACAAIFLLTPHLFYRVQSNHGVYKPTAARLLPLLRNGDTWYASDFFSARALNWYLSDSGVPDFREPGQLPGSDGKSFLLLDFSESSRSGTPEVTGFSRLGKPRHFQDIEGARVFRWDLPAPVPLSVSPGGENAHLTADPDVFLRHAMGVRHMTFLPHGGNVMIPLHIGVPGRFEAVWRNNWQQPQFLSFTLGLRNTGGRGLVRASLVFDSEPPLTVFESAAPDNRPSVMITYSRTQPFRECMVKLEFIQNEPAAGMDMCDLYPVAFKELLVLQYPLPPDFAFPERSEGLGPVEEVGGSACRWGFGPSSTFRFHAQTPGPFRLRYSLFNPLEGQVVRTAVNGETVNRYGAIPAFPGIMFADNEVVFQAQAGENTVTLQYALFNRLTPDSTFAPQDHRSLAVLLREVRIEPIP; from the coding sequence GTGAAAGCCCATTTCGGCGCCTCCCAGACCATCCTTTGGCCGGGGTTGACGTTCATCCTTGCCGTCGCGACCCTTCTCCGGTTCTACGAACTTGGCCTGCCCTCCCAATGGTATGACGAGATGAACCTCACGCTGACGGCCCTCAATCCGGCTCTCTTCATCGTCAAGCGTTCCCTGGTGATGGACACGCATCCTCCGACGTTCGCACTGCTCACGAAAGCAGCCCAGATCCTCGCCCACAACGACTTCGCCATGCGCGTTGTCCCGGCGCTGGCGGGCCTGGGCGGTGTCCTGGCGGTCTTCTTCCTGGGGAACTCCGCAGCCGGACCCGGCGCAGGGCTTTGGGCCGCCGCCCTGATGGCGCTCAACCCGAGCCACATCCTCTACAGCCGTGAAGTCCGGCCATACACGTTGTTTCTCCTGGCGTTCCTGTTCATGCTCCAGGCTTTTCACCGCTACCTGGACCGGCAGGACCGCCGCAGTCTCCTTACGCTGAGCGCCGCCAACGCGATCCTGCTGCTCCTGCATTTCCTGTCCTTCCTGCTGGTGGCCGCCCAGGGCCTCATGGTTCTTGCCATGTTGGCGGCTTCGCGGGAAAAGAGGCTCCGAGCCTTTTTCGCCTACTGCGCCGCGACCGTTGTTGCCGCCCTGCCCGGAGCCGTCTTCATGCTGGCGCGGATGGGCAAGGAGGCCGCCTACGACAGCTCCCCGTGGGCCGTGATCTCCCGTTACGGGCTCAACGCGTGGCGCGTGCTGTTCGAGAATGTCCCACTCCCCTTGGCCATGCTCCTGCTTGCGGCGCTCGCGATCGGTCTCGCCGTGCTCTGGCGCGGCAACAGGCGGCTGGCCTGGATGTTTCTCGGATTCGCCGCCCTGCCCTGCGTGATCCTGTCCGTGGGCGGCTACAACAGCTACTTCGCCCCCTGGCATCTCAGCTTTCTGATGCCCCTGGCCGCCATATGCGCCGGGGCCGCGCTGGCCAGGGTTCCCCTTCTGCGTTCCCGCCCGGCGCCGGCGCTTTTCGCCGCCTGCGCCTGCGCCGCGATCTTCCTGCTGACGCCGCACCTCTTTTATCGTGTGCAGAGCAATCACGGAGTGTACAAACCGACTGCGGCAAGGCTCCTTCCACTTTTGCGCAACGGGGACACCTGGTACGCCTCCGACTTCTTCTCTGCCCGGGCTCTCAACTGGTACCTTTCGGATTCCGGCGTCCCCGACTTCCGGGAGCCCGGACAACTGCCCGGCAGCGACGGAAAGAGCTTCCTGCTGCTGGACTTTTCCGAGTCCAGCAGATCGGGAACCCCTGAGGTCACCGGATTTTCAAGGCTCGGCAAACCCCGGCACTTCCAGGATATCGAGGGAGCCCGGGTGTTCCGGTGGGATTTGCCAGCCCCGGTCCCCCTGTCCGTCTCGCCGGGCGGGGAGAACGCCCACCTCACCGCCGACCCCGACGTCTTCCTGCGGCACGCCATGGGCGTTCGCCACATGACATTTCTGCCGCACGGCGGAAACGTCATGATCCCGCTGCACATCGGCGTTCCGGGCCGGTTCGAGGCCGTTTGGCGCAATAACTGGCAGCAGCCGCAGTTCCTGAGCTTCACGCTGGGTTTGCGCAACACTGGCGGAAGGGGGCTGGTGCGGGCTAGTCTCGTATTCGATTCGGAACCGCCGTTAACAGTGTTCGAAAGCGCCGCGCCCGACAACCGCCCCAGCGTGATGATAACCTACAGCAGGACGCAACCGTTCCGGGAATGCATGGTGAAGCTCGAGTTCATCCAGAACGAACCCGCCGCAGGCATGGACATGTGCGACCTGTATCCCGTGGCCTTTAAGGAGCTTCTGGTTCTCCAGTACCCGCTTCCTCCCGACTTCGCATTCCCGGAGCGCTCCGAGGGCCTCGGCCCGGTGGAAGAAGTCGGCGGGTCTGCGTGCCGATGGGGCTTTGGCCCCTCCAGCACCTTCCGTTTTCATGCGCAGACACCCGGTCCTTTCCGCCTTCGATACTCCCTGTTCAATCCTCTGGAAGGCCAGGTCGTCCGCACCGCCGTCAACGGCGAAACCGTCAACCGATACGGCGCCATTCCAGCGTTCCCTGGCATAATGTTCGCTGACAACGAGGTCGTCTTCCAGGCCCAGGCCGGTGAAAACACCGTGACTTTGCAGTACGCCCTTTTCAACCGGCTCACCCCGGACAGCACCTTCGCCCCACAGGACCACCGATCACTTGCCGTTCTGCTGCGCGAGGTGCGGATCGAACCGATTCCGTAG
- the fliJ gene encoding flagellar export protein FliJ — MPRPFRFNLQKVLDYRAQLEDQAKQALAKAEQAHQAGRARVEHIQSSLSAHLEAMSQGGAKSAADIWLGRNYAKRLAGDLYLAQQEEARLAQDVILRRQELVDRAKERKLLEKLKETQAERHARDENRKEQAEFDEMATLRYQVPAV; from the coding sequence ATGCCCAGACCGTTTCGCTTCAACCTGCAGAAGGTGCTCGACTACCGCGCCCAGCTGGAAGACCAGGCCAAGCAGGCCCTGGCCAAGGCCGAGCAGGCCCATCAGGCCGGACGCGCCCGCGTGGAGCACATTCAGTCCAGCCTGTCGGCCCACCTGGAAGCCATGTCCCAGGGCGGGGCGAAAAGCGCGGCCGACATCTGGCTGGGCAGGAACTACGCCAAAAGACTGGCGGGGGACCTGTATCTGGCCCAGCAGGAGGAAGCGCGGCTGGCCCAGGACGTGATCCTGCGCCGCCAGGAATTGGTTGATCGGGCCAAGGAGCGCAAGCTTCTGGAAAAACTCAAAGAAACACAGGCGGAACGCCATGCGCGAGATGAGAACCGAAAAGAGCAGGCCGAATTCGACGAGATGGCAACCCTTCGCTACCAGGTTCCGGCTGTCTAA
- a CDS encoding Crp/Fnr family transcriptional regulator — protein sequence MHVKPSATQTILATVPLFSSLSREQLTTLENNSAVLKLDKGQVVFFEGAEAKGLYVLLSGQVKIYKSSPEGKEQILHVLPPGEPFAEVPMFTGGKFPANAMAIQPSTVLYTEKSVLTRLMERDAGLAMAMLAALSQRLRQMATMIGQLTLREVPARLAAYLLHQASEKESETFVLDMSKGNLAGFLGATREALSRALAKLEDQGFIVMDNRTITIADRDRLTELAEGDSKLK from the coding sequence ATGCATGTCAAGCCCAGCGCCACGCAGACTATTTTGGCAACGGTTCCGCTGTTTTCGAGCCTGAGCCGCGAACAGCTCACCACCCTGGAAAACAACTCGGCAGTCCTCAAGCTGGACAAGGGCCAGGTGGTGTTTTTTGAAGGCGCGGAGGCCAAGGGCCTGTACGTGCTGCTTTCGGGCCAGGTGAAGATCTACAAGTCTTCTCCCGAGGGCAAGGAGCAGATCCTCCATGTGCTCCCCCCCGGCGAACCCTTCGCCGAGGTCCCCATGTTCACGGGCGGCAAGTTCCCGGCCAACGCCATGGCCATCCAGCCGAGCACCGTGCTCTACACCGAGAAATCCGTGCTCACCCGCCTGATGGAGCGCGACGCAGGGCTCGCCATGGCCATGCTGGCCGCCCTGTCCCAGCGGCTGCGCCAGATGGCCACCATGATCGGCCAGCTCACCCTGCGCGAGGTCCCAGCACGTCTGGCAGCCTACCTGCTGCACCAGGCATCGGAGAAGGAATCCGAAACCTTCGTGCTGGACATGAGCAAGGGCAACCTGGCGGGCTTTCTGGGCGCCACGCGCGAGGCCTTGTCCCGCGCCCTGGCCAAGCTTGAGGACCAGGGCTTCATCGTCATGGACAACCGCACCATCACCATCGCCGATCGCGACCGCCTGACTGAACTGGCCGAGGGCGACAGCAAGTTGAAATAA
- a CDS encoding glycosyltransferase family 4 protein gives MGFFRRNVGSSEPEGFDLERHPRVAILVETTIPPVSRANLRMYWLAKALIAEKKAMVNMVAPSQDLASRRSYYTEWIWMNQYPGFGKMLYGTLRLPVRLWHFLASIITIILLEIIYRKHKARGICAVHAWNPLAGMAAVIAGKIIRRPVFVDFTDFYSDIARTDMPLLSKPLVWLENLVLSQAQRVFVVSDVMREHLITVKKLPPEKVVVVADGTDSQVFRPGLDGAAVRSKLGVAPEAPMLIFHGDIKHDDGVDVLMHVLAGIVKARPDTKLLILGGGGPYFDSVIRPLIASLGLDANVLTPGWIPHQEVPAYINACDIGCMTLRATLNHDNYLSFKLFEYWGCGLPVVVTKLKAIGKIVKDGENGLVCPSEDVDAYVAAFLRLIEDRELAKRLGSAGRKLVEEEFDWRQIMKREVAEYTPDILSLAK, from the coding sequence ATGGGATTCTTCCGCCGCAATGTGGGTTCCTCAGAGCCCGAAGGGTTCGATCTGGAACGCCATCCGCGCGTAGCCATCCTTGTGGAGACCACCATCCCCCCGGTCTCCAGGGCGAACCTTCGCATGTACTGGCTGGCCAAGGCACTCATCGCCGAAAAGAAGGCCATGGTGAACATGGTCGCGCCCAGCCAGGATCTCGCCTCGCGCCGCTCCTACTACACGGAGTGGATCTGGATGAACCAGTATCCGGGGTTCGGCAAAATGCTTTACGGGACGCTCAGGCTGCCCGTGCGCCTGTGGCATTTCCTGGCCTCCATTATCACCATCATCCTGTTGGAAATCATCTACCGCAAGCACAAGGCACGCGGCATCTGCGCCGTCCACGCCTGGAACCCCCTGGCCGGGATGGCTGCGGTTATCGCCGGGAAGATCATCCGCAGGCCGGTCTTCGTGGACTTCACCGACTTTTACTCGGACATCGCCCGCACGGACATGCCGCTGTTGTCGAAACCTCTGGTCTGGCTTGAAAATCTGGTCTTGTCCCAGGCCCAACGGGTGTTCGTGGTCAGCGACGTGATGCGCGAGCATCTTATCACGGTCAAGAAACTTCCCCCCGAGAAGGTCGTCGTGGTGGCGGACGGAACAGACAGCCAAGTCTTTCGTCCAGGCCTGGACGGCGCGGCGGTCCGGAGCAAGCTGGGCGTGGCGCCCGAGGCCCCCATGCTGATCTTCCACGGCGACATCAAGCACGACGACGGCGTGGACGTGCTCATGCACGTACTGGCCGGAATCGTGAAGGCCCGCCCGGACACGAAGCTTCTCATACTGGGCGGCGGCGGACCGTACTTCGATTCAGTGATCCGCCCCCTGATCGCCTCCCTGGGTCTTGACGCCAACGTGCTGACCCCGGGCTGGATTCCCCACCAGGAAGTCCCGGCGTACATCAACGCCTGCGACATCGGCTGCATGACCTTGCGGGCCACCCTGAACCACGACAACTATCTGTCCTTCAAACTCTTCGAATACTGGGGCTGCGGCCTGCCCGTGGTGGTCACCAAGCTTAAGGCCATCGGCAAGATCGTCAAGGACGGGGAGAACGGGCTGGTCTGCCCCTCGGAAGACGTAGACGCCTACGTTGCGGCGTTCCTGCGCCTGATCGAGGACCGCGAGCTCGCCAAACGGCTGGGTTCTGCCGGACGCAAGCTGGTAGAAGAGGAGTTCGACTGGCGCCAGATCATGAAACGGGAGGTGGCCGAATATACCCCGGATATCCTCTCGCTCGCAAAGTGA
- the truA gene encoding tRNA pseudouridine(38-40) synthase TruA: MNETVRLKLVLAYQGTDFSGWQLQPEGFGRSVQGCVEEALARLAGTFVRLQGASRTDAGVHALAQTAHVDVPADRVHLPWRRALNAILPPDVTVISVERAAPRFHARACPAIKTYTYTFWHENGFLLPQRRAFVWPVGPLDFAAMEHAAREFVGTHDFAAFQNAGTPVVSTVRTVDAIVRRETCQPYESVWAVTGGGFLKQMVRNIMGCLVEVGRGKANAQTVRSLLATKDRTLAPQTAPARGLCLERMEFCDSERQPGETGPERDRTHDRPGEEGLGGTGGLVPH; this comes from the coding sequence ATGAACGAGACCGTGCGCTTGAAACTGGTCCTGGCCTACCAGGGCACAGACTTTTCCGGCTGGCAGCTCCAGCCCGAGGGCTTCGGGCGCAGCGTCCAGGGCTGCGTGGAAGAGGCGCTGGCCCGCCTGGCCGGAACCTTCGTGCGCCTCCAGGGAGCCTCGCGCACCGACGCCGGGGTCCACGCCCTGGCCCAGACCGCCCACGTGGACGTCCCGGCGGACCGCGTGCACCTGCCCTGGCGCAGGGCGCTGAACGCCATCCTGCCGCCCGACGTCACCGTGATCTCCGTGGAGCGGGCCGCACCGCGCTTCCACGCCCGCGCCTGCCCGGCCATCAAGACCTACACCTACACCTTCTGGCACGAGAACGGCTTCCTGCTGCCCCAGCGCAGGGCCTTCGTCTGGCCAGTCGGCCCGCTTGATTTCGCGGCCATGGAGCACGCCGCCCGCGAGTTCGTGGGCACCCACGACTTCGCCGCCTTCCAGAACGCGGGCACGCCCGTCGTGTCCACCGTGCGCACGGTGGACGCCATCGTGCGGCGCGAGACCTGCCAGCCTTACGAGTCCGTGTGGGCCGTCACCGGCGGGGGGTTCCTCAAGCAGATGGTGCGCAACATCATGGGCTGCCTGGTGGAAGTGGGCAGGGGTAAAGCAAACGCCCAAACCGTCCGATCTCTTCTGGCGACGAAGGACAGAACCCTGGCCCCGCAGACCGCGCCCGCCAGGGGCCTGTGCCTGGAACGCATGGAGTTCTGCGACAGTGAGCGACAGCCCGGTGAAACCGGTCCTGAACGAGACCGCACTCACGACCGCCCAGGTGAAGAGGGACTGGGCGGCACGGGAGGTCTTGTCCCGCACTGA
- a CDS encoding MotE family protein yields MREMRTEKSRPNSTRWQPFATRFRLSKVALAVAVLAGAKLALLLVMGFGSPSKPGAPVPQAQGQTSVQMQAQATGQTSALSSAQQGIAPAGVQAPISASSEKTPGQTLSPAQAVQAVRAVILEESLAMAAQQAPAAAADKKAPPAQPESVLSVQQLKARAEALDRQEQALKTLEADLNTRLAKLQALETLLKGMLTEAKSIKEENMRHLIDVYTNMKAKQAASALEALDENIAVKILSGMKGRQAGEILSNVSAKKAAKLSEDLTKLQAGPNLPDKP; encoded by the coding sequence ATGCGCGAGATGAGAACCGAAAAGAGCAGGCCGAATTCGACGAGATGGCAACCCTTCGCTACCAGGTTCCGGCTGTCTAAAGTCGCCCTGGCCGTGGCCGTGCTGGCCGGGGCCAAGCTGGCGCTTCTGCTGGTGATGGGGTTCGGCTCGCCCTCGAAGCCGGGAGCTCCCGTACCGCAGGCGCAGGGGCAGACATCCGTGCAGATGCAGGCCCAGGCGACTGGGCAGACTTCTGCGCTCTCTTCGGCCCAGCAGGGCATCGCGCCCGCTGGCGTCCAGGCCCCGATTTCCGCCTCTTCCGAAAAAACGCCGGGCCAGACCCTGTCCCCGGCCCAGGCCGTTCAGGCCGTGCGCGCCGTCATCCTGGAGGAATCCCTGGCCATGGCCGCCCAGCAGGCCCCGGCCGCGGCGGCGGACAAGAAAGCCCCGCCCGCGCAGCCCGAGTCCGTGCTGTCCGTGCAGCAGCTGAAAGCCCGCGCCGAGGCCCTTGATCGCCAGGAGCAGGCCCTGAAGACCCTGGAGGCCGACCTCAATACCCGCCTGGCCAAGCTCCAGGCGTTGGAAACCCTTCTCAAGGGCATGCTGACCGAGGCCAAGTCCATCAAGGAAGAGAACATGCGTCACCTGATCGACGTGTACACCAACATGAAGGCCAAGCAGGCCGCGTCGGCCCTGGAAGCCCTGGATGAGAACATCGCCGTCAAGATTCTGTCGGGCATGAAGGGCAGGCAGGCGGGCGAGATCCTCTCCAACGTCAGCGCCAAGAAGGCCGCCAAGCTCTCCGAGGACCTCACCAAGCTCCAGGCCGGGCCGAACCTGCCCGACAAGCCCTAG